GGATGCTCAAATTCGCCTTCAATGCCGTGGATGACGGTCTGGTCGGGCAGCAGGTGTTCGCGGGGGAGGCGACGCGGCTGGCCTACGGAACGGATGAGGCCGTGGAGGGGCGCGACTCGTTCCTCGAGAAGCGTGAGCCGGACTGGTCGCCGTACCCCTGGCAGTTCTGATGCCCGAGCGCTCGAGTTGCCCACTTTCGCCCCGAATTCACGCGAGATCGGGGCGAAAGTGGGCAACTCGGCGGGATGGAGGTGCGGCATGACGCGCGAGCTGAGGGTCGTGGACGGCGATGACGCGCCGGCCGTGCTCGCAGCGCTGCGTGAGGCGCTCGCCGGTGGCCCCGCCGTCATGCCGTTGGCGGCCGCGCAGCTCGGCGGTGATGCTCCCGCGATGGTCGAGCAGACGGTCGAGCAGAGGGTCGCGCTCGTCGTGCAGACGAGCGGCACGACCGGCCACAGCAAGCGGGTCGCGCTCAGCGCAGACGCCCTGCTTGCCGGCGCCGCGGCATCCGAGTCGGCTCTTGGTGGCCCCGGCCAGTGGCTTCTGGCCCTGCCCGCGCACTACATCGCCGGCATCAACGTGCTCACGCGCTCGATCACGGCGGGCACCGAGCCGGTCATGGTCGGCGGCCGTTTCGAGCCGCACGCCTTCGCCCGGGCAGCCCTCGCGATGGACGCGCCGCTGCGTTTCACCTCCCTCGTTCCGGCCCAACTGGCCGCGCTGCTCGACGCGGCCGAGGGCAGCGGCGACCTGAGCGGCTCTGAGGGCGGCGTCGGCCTGCTCGAGCTGCTGCGCCGCTTCGACCGCATCCTCGTCGGCGGGCAGTCCACGCCGCCGTCGCTGCTGGCGCGCGCCATCGAGGAGGGCCTCAACGTGACCCGCACCTACGGGTCGAGCGAGACGGCGGGCGGATGCGTGTACGACGGCGAGGCGATCGGCACCGTCGGCGTGCAGATCGTCGACGGCCTGGTGGAGCTGAGCGGCCCCGTGCTGGCGGAGGGCTACCTGGGTGACCCGGCGCGCACCGATGCGGCCTTCGTGCTGCGTGACGGCATCCGCTGGTATCGCACCGGCGACCTGGGCGAATTCGACGGTGGCGTGCTGCGCGTGACCGGACGCGCCGACGACGTGATCGTCTCGGGCGGGCTGAAGGTGTCGCTCGCGGCGGTCGAGCGGGTCGTGCGCGGGCTTCCGGGGCAGACGGATGCGGTGGCCGTCTCGGCAGGGCACGAACGCTGGGGTGAGGTGCCGGTTGTGGTGACGACGACTCCGATCGGCCTCGAGGAGCTGCGCGCGGCGGTCGGCGCCGCGGAGGGCAACGCCGCACGCCCTGACCGCGTGGTCGTGCTGCCGTCGCTGCCGCTGCTGCCGTCGGGTAAACCCGACCGGCGGGCGATCGCCGAGCTGGCGCGCGACTGAGGCAAACGCATCCGCTGACGCTGAAATCGTCGCCGAATCAGGGCGTGGCGCCGGGCTTCTGCAGCCGCGTCTCCTCGACCTCGAGCATGGCCTGCGCCTCGCGCACCACACGCGACGGGTAGCGCCCGGTGCTGCGGGCGCGCAGCAGGGCGTCGTATTCGCGCTGCACGACCGCGTTGCGCAGCTTGCGGTACTGCAGATGCGGGGTTCCCACCTCGGGCGTGGCCGTGTTGGCGCGCTCCCAGGCGGCGTCGATGCGCAGCACCGTGTCGCTGCGCACCCGGTCGACGACACCGGGGGCGATGGGTGTGTCCGGCCCGAGCACCGCCCCGGGGTCGTCGAGCACGGTGAGCCCCTCATGGCTGATCTCCTCGAGCAGCTCGGCGACCTTCTGCCGGTCGGCCTGCACGTTGATGCCTTCGATGCCGATCAGTTTGATCAGCCATGGCAGGGTGCTGCCCTGCAGAACGAGCGTGACGACGGCGACGGTGAAGGCGATCAGGATGAGCTGGGCGCGGTAGGGGGTCTCCTCCGGCAGTGACTGTGCGGCCGCGAGGGTGACGACCCCGCGCATGCCCGACCAGGAGAGCACGAGCCCGCCGCGCCAGTCGAGGCCGTCGGCGCGGGTGTGGTCGAGGTCGGCGCGCATCCGTGCATAGGCCTGTTCGACGCGTTCGCGTCGGCGCTCCATTCGGGGGTCGCCGCTCGCCCCCTTCGCCTTGAGGTGTTCGAGGCCCAGCTTGAGGCGCAGCGCCCGGAACTCGTCGCGTTCTGCCTTGCGCTGCAGCAGGAACACCATCGGGTTCACCCAGGCGAAGCGGATGATGATGAGCGCGGCTGTCGCCACGAGCCCGATCAGCACGGCATTCATGGCCGGAAGCTCGTTGGCGTCGATGTCGCCGAGCAGGGCCCGGATCTCGACCCCCATCAGCAGGAACACGCCATGTTCGAGGATGAACTGCACGCTTCGCCAGGTGACCCGTTCGGCGATGCGGCCCTGAACATCCACGAATTTGGGCGCATTGTGGCCCACATAGAGGCCGGCGACGACGACGGCGAGAACCCCGGATGCGTGCAGCTCCTCCGCGGGGATGAACGCCAGGAACGGCACCAGCAGTGCGATGGAGGTGTCGACGAGCGGATCGGCGAGCCGCGCCCGCACCCACACCGTGATCACACCGATGAGGAGGCCCACGATGATGGCGATGACGACGGCGTAGCCGAAGTCGCCGATGCCCTCCCAGATGGTTCCCACGCCGCCCGCGGAGATGGCGATCGCCGAGCGCAGCAGCACGAGCGCGGTCGCGTCATTGACGAGGCCCTCGCCCTCGAGCACGG
This Homoserinimonas aerilata DNA region includes the following protein-coding sequences:
- a CDS encoding AMP-binding protein; protein product: MTRELRVVDGDDAPAVLAALREALAGGPAVMPLAAAQLGGDAPAMVEQTVEQRVALVVQTSGTTGHSKRVALSADALLAGAAASESALGGPGQWLLALPAHYIAGINVLTRSITAGTEPVMVGGRFEPHAFARAALAMDAPLRFTSLVPAQLAALLDAAEGSGDLSGSEGGVGLLELLRRFDRILVGGQSTPPSLLARAIEEGLNVTRTYGSSETAGGCVYDGEAIGTVGVQIVDGLVELSGPVLAEGYLGDPARTDAAFVLRDGIRWYRTGDLGEFDGGVLRVTGRADDVIVSGGLKVSLAAVERVVRGLPGQTDAVAVSAGHERWGEVPVVVTTTPIGLEELRAAVGAAEGNAARPDRVVVLPSLPLLPSGKPDRRAIAELARD
- a CDS encoding cation:proton antiporter; this encodes MELPLVIVIAVSLIVAFSLVAKRLGIAAPIVLLVVGVGISYLPGVPEIEVPHDVILMAVLPPILYAAALQVPVMDFRRSIQTITSLSVLLVVVSAFSVGFLLYLLLPNLNLAAAIALGAVISPPDAVSAISIGKKLGLPPRLLTVLEGEGLVNDATALVLLRSAIAISAGGVGTIWEGIGDFGYAVVIAIIVGLLIGVITVWVRARLADPLVDTSIALLVPFLAFIPAEELHASGVLAVVVAGLYVGHNAPKFVDVQGRIAERVTWRSVQFILEHGVFLLMGVEIRALLGDIDANELPAMNAVLIGLVATAALIIIRFAWVNPMVFLLQRKAERDEFRALRLKLGLEHLKAKGASGDPRMERRRERVEQAYARMRADLDHTRADGLDWRGGLVLSWSGMRGVVTLAAAQSLPEETPYRAQLILIAFTVAVVTLVLQGSTLPWLIKLIGIEGINVQADRQKVAELLEEISHEGLTVLDDPGAVLGPDTPIAPGVVDRVRSDTVLRIDAAWERANTATPEVGTPHLQYRKLRNAVVQREYDALLRARSTGRYPSRVVREAQAMLEVEETRLQKPGATP